A stretch of DNA from Microlunatus sp. Gsoil 973:
TGGTCAGTGTGTCGAGCCCGCGGACCTGTTGCAGGTACAGCGGCAGCACCAGGATCATGCCGAACAACGAGACCATCGCCAGCAGGGTGATGACCAGGCTCTGCCGGAACGCCGTGAAGCTGAAGACGCGCAGATCCAGGAGCGGGTTGCCGGCCCGCTGCAGGCGCAACTGGCGGGTGCTGAAGATCGCCAGGAAGACGATGCCGATCAGCAGCGACGCGATCCCGGTCACCGGGACCTTGCCGGCTCCGGCCTGGCCGAACTGGTTCAGGCCGTACACGAACAGGCCGAACGCCGGGATGGTCAGCGCGACCGAGACCAGATCGATCGGGTGATTGTCCTCCTCACCGACGTTGACCAGGCGCAGCGCGCCGATGACCAGTGCGGTGAGCGCGATCGGTAGCACGATGAAGAACATGAACCGCCACGACAGGTACTGCAGGATCAGGCCGGAGATGGTCGGGCCGATGGCGGGGGCGACGGCGATCACGATGCTGACGGTGCCCATGAACGAACCCCGGCGCTGAGGCGGCACCAGGTTCAGCACGGTAGTCATCAGTAGCGGGATCATCACCGAGGTGCCTGAGGCCTGGACGATCCGGGCGAGCAGCAACACCGGGAACCCGGGCGCCAGCCCGGCCAACAGGGTGCCGGTGCTGAACAGGCCCATCGCCATGATGAAAACGGTGCGTGTGGTCAGCCGCTGCAGCACGAATCCGGTGGTCGGGATCAGCACCGCCATGGTGAGCATGAACGCGGTGGTGAGCCACTGACCGGTGCTGGCCGAGATGTCAAGATCTGCCATCAACCGCGGCAGCGCGACACTCATCACCGTCTCGTTGAAGATGACCACGAACGCTGCGATCAGCAGGATGCCGATCACCGTACGGTCGCGCGTGGACATCTTCTGGGTCGCCGGCATCGGCGCAGTGTCAGGGATTGTCACGGTTTGGTGACCTTTCCGTGCGTCGCGATCCTCAAGCTGAAGAGTTTTCACGACCATTGGTCGATCCGGTTCGCTGGATATCGACAACTGTCGCCAATGAGATTGACCAACAGCTTCTAGCCTGTCCCCCGGGCCGCTGGCCTAGAACGGTCAACGCCGACCGCAGCAATGTCAGCAACTCTAGAGCGCCGGGGTATTCCCCGACATCAGGTTTTCTCCCGATCCCGGCGGCATTCTGCTCCGGGCAGACCGGGCCGGGCGTGGACCGGCCCGCGGGCCCGTGGCACGGCCGTGATCGACTTGATCCGTGCCCGACAACTTCCAGACCACAACCATCGACGTCGCGCTTCCCGATGCCGCCTTCGTCGTACGCGATTACGCCGGCGCGCCGGAGTCGGCGACGCCTGTACCGGACGGTTTCGCTGCGGGAGCGACCCGGATCGAGCTGACCGCACGGCCGGAGGGACTGGCTGTGTCGATCGAATCGCGCGGGACACCGCTGGTGACGGTCGCGCTGCGGTGGCGCAACCCGCAACCGGACTCGGCGCTGATCCTCGGTGACGCCTGGGAGCGGTCGTACGGCGACCTGCAGTGGCGGCACAGGCAGCCGGAACGAGTGTTGCCGTGGTACTGGCTCGGTCACGATCCAGCCAGCGGCGAGACGGTCGGCATGGGCGTACGGGTCCGGCCGGCGGCCTTCTGTTCCTGGTCGGTGGACGAGGACGGAACAACCCTGTGGCTGGATGTCAGCAGCGGCGGCGTACCTGTTGAACTCGGAGATCGGCGGATCGAGGCCGCGACGATCGTGGAGGTCAAGCAGACGTCATCGGCGTACGAGTCCCAGGCCGCGCTCTGTCGGGCCATGTGCGACGACCCCTTGCTCCCCGACGGTCCGCTGGTCGGCGCCAACAACTGGTACTACGCGTACGGCGCCGACTTCGGCCCTGCGGAGGTTCTCACGGATGCCCGGACCATCGTCGAGCTGGCCGACGGGCATCCGGTCCGGCCATTCAGCGTCGTCGACGCCGGCTGGAGCGTCGGCGGCGGTGCACCGGGCGGACCCTGGACCGAAGGCATCCCCGGATTGTTCGATGACATGCCCGGATTGGCGTCCGGGATCCGGGCCGAGGGCGCCCGACCGGGCATCTGGATCCGCCCCGCGGCATTGACCACCGTCGACGATCCGACCCGGCTACGCCGCGGTCCCAGGCCGGCCAAGGAAGAGCCGCTGGATCTCAGCCGACCCGAGAACCTGGAGCAGATCGGTGCCGACATCGCCCGGCTGACTGGTTGGGGATTCGAGTTGATCAAGCACGACTTCTCCACCTTCGACCACTTCGCCCGGTGGGGGTTCCAGATGGGTCCGCGACTGACCGAGCCGGGCTGGGCGCCTGCGGACCGTTCGCTGACCAACGCCGAGATCCTGCTCGGCCTCTATCGGACCATCCGGCAGCACGCCGGCGACGCCATGATCCTGGGCTGCAACGTGGTCGGGCATCTCGCCGCCGGGCTGGTGCATGCCCAGCGCACCGGGGACGACACGTCCGGCCGTGCCTGGGAACGCACCCGGCAGATGGGCGTCAACACGCTGGCCTTCCGGCTGGCCCAGCATCGACGGTTCTTCGTCATCGACGCGGACTGCGTGCCGGTCACCGCGGCGACGCCATGGCGGCGGAACCGGGAATTCCTGGATCTGGTCGCGCGGTCCGGCACCGCACTGTTCGTGTCCGTCGACCCCGGTCAACGCACCCCGGCGATCGATGCGGATCTGAAGGCGGCTGTACGGATCGCTCTGGACGGCGGGGAGCCCGGCGGGATCGAGCCGCTCGACTGGCTGACCTCAACCAGCCCGCGGGACTGGCGGACCGGTTCGTCCGAACGCAGCTATCACTGGCTCGAGCCGTACGGCGTCGGCAGCCACTCGGACTAGCTGTGGCCGACGGCCGCGATCGGATGATCTGTGGCAGGGACGTCCCTGCCGCAGATCATCCACTCCTGCCGGCGATAGGGTGGAGGTGATGATGCAGTCCTGAGCGCGTACGACCCGGCCGCAGCGTGATCGTTGCGGCTGCTTCGGCGCGCCGGCTTCGTTCCCGTCCGTTCGGAACAAGCTCAGGGGCACATCATCACCACCCATCACGCGGCGACCCGGCTCGCCGAATTCGTCATCCCCGTCCACCACGTCGTCGACGACCTCGTGCTGACCACGATCGTCGGCGCGGCCGATCTGCTGGCCGACGACCTGCAACACGTCGGGTCCCACATACTGCGGACCGATGGTGATGCCGTTTGGTGCCGAATCGCCGGTGATCTAGGTGACCTCTGGGCCGTCCGCACGTACCGCAGCGCGGCGGTCCAACTCGGCGTCGACGCGCTCCCGGACCTTGACGC
This window harbors:
- a CDS encoding MDR family MFS transporter gives rise to the protein MPATQKMSTRDRTVIGILLIAAFVVIFNETVMSVALPRLMADLDISASTGQWLTTAFMLTMAVLIPTTGFVLQRLTTRTVFIMAMGLFSTGTLLAGLAPGFPVLLLARIVQASGTSVMIPLLMTTVLNLVPPQRRGSFMGTVSIVIAVAPAIGPTISGLILQYLSWRFMFFIVLPIALTALVIGALRLVNVGEEDNHPIDLVSVALTIPAFGLFVYGLNQFGQAGAGKVPVTGIASLLIGIVFLAIFSTRQLRLQRAGNPLLDLRVFSFTAFRQSLVITLLAMVSLFGMILVLPLYLQQVRGLDTLTTGLVLLPGGVVMAILSPITGRLYDRYGPRGLMLSGTGLLAVMLSTMIFTTTHSPVWLLAAQYAVMIGAGMGLLMTPAMTNGLNPLPPHLYSHGSATLMTLQQVAGAAGTALLIALLSLRAGMLVRAGATPLQAQLGGFHLAFGAAAVAAVGAFTLSLFVTRAVPADPALGAHGEVKPEPVPVREG